The bacterium genome segment AGATGATCTATTTGATCGATCTTGCTGAGGATTTCAAGCACAAGAAGAAAATGGGAATTCGGGGAAATTCCCTGCGCCGCAAAAATATCGCCCTGATTTTCGAGAAGCATTCAACACGCACCCGCTGTGCATTCACCGTGGCGGCGCGGGATGAGGGTGGCCAGTCGGAATATCTTGGCACTCAGGATATCCACTTTGGCAAGAAGGAGTCCATTGTCGATACGGCCCGTGTTTTAGGACGGATGTTCGATGGGATCGCCTTCCGGGGCTTCAAACAAAAGACGGTGGAGCAATTGGCCAAGTATTCCGGTATTCCCGTCTGGAATGGGCTGACGGATGAATGGCACCCCACCCAGATTCTGGCGGATCTGCTGACGATTCGGGAATATTTTGAACGTCTTAAAGGCTTGAAAGTGGTTTACATTGGCGATGGCCGCAACAATGTGGCCAATACCCTGATGGTTGGATGTGCCAAGGCGGGAATGCATTTTGTTGACTGTGCGCCTGCTGAGCTGGCACCGTCAGCAGATTTGTGTCGGGATGTGGGCCTTATGGCCGCTTCCCGTGGTGGAAGTGTAACCGTTACGACGAATCCTCTGGAAGCGGTCCAGGGTGCGAATGTCATCTATTCAGATGTCTGGGTCTCGATGGGGGAGGAAGATCAGTTTGCTGAGCGATTGAGATTGCTTCGGCCTTATCAGATCACGATGGATCTCATGCGCCATACGGGAAATTTGGAGTCTCGCCAGGCTATTTTCCTTCATTGTCTTCCGGCTTTTCATGATTACGAGACGGACGTAACCAGGGAGATCGGGCCCATGGAGGTGACGGACGAAGTTTTTGAGGCACCCTTCTCTAAAGTCTTTGATGAAGCGGAGAACCGGGTTCATACAATCAAGGCGGTTATGGTGGCGTCTTTAGCGTAACGAGGTGAGTATGTCTGGATCTGTGCAATTAAGTGACATGAGTTGGGGCGCGTTCCACAGCATGAGTGTGGATGAAAAAGGGCGCTATCTGGCCGGGCAAGGGCGTGAATATCACGTGCTTGTGGCGCAACAATTTAATCGTAAAAGGCTTGAGGAACTCGGGGCGTTAGCCACCGCCATTCGCCGCATCTCCAAGCAAGAAACGGGAATGACGTTTCTTCGGCAACTGTTGCAGAATCAGCGGGCGATGCTCTATTTCAGCCAGCCCAGCAGCCGAACCTTTCTGTCCTTTTGCGCCGCCTGTAAGATTCTCGGGATGAATATAGGAGAGGTCCGCGATACAGCGACCTCCAGTGAATTCAAGGGAGAAACTCAGGAAGATTCAGTGCGAACCTTCAGTTCCTATTTTGATCTGATCATCATGCGTTCGCAGACAGGCGGTCTCGCTGAGCGAATGGCCTGGTTGTTGTCCAATACGGAACGTCCCGTGCCGATCATCAATGCCGGATCGGGAAAAGATCAGCATCCCACGCAGGCGCTGCTGGATATTTATACCTTGCAACGCAGTTTTGAAAATCGTGGCAGTATTGATGGCAAGACCGTGGTGTTTG includes the following:
- the argF gene encoding ornithine carbamoyltransferase → MIYLIDLAEDFKHKKKMGIRGNSLRRKNIALIFEKHSTRTRCAFTVAARDEGGQSEYLGTQDIHFGKKESIVDTARVLGRMFDGIAFRGFKQKTVEQLAKYSGIPVWNGLTDEWHPTQILADLLTIREYFERLKGLKVVYIGDGRNNVANTLMVGCAKAGMHFVDCAPAELAPSADLCRDVGLMAASRGGSVTVTTNPLEAVQGANVIYSDVWVSMGEEDQFAERLRLLRPYQITMDLMRHTGNLESRQAIFLHCLPAFHDYETDVTREIGPMEVTDEVFEAPFSKVFDEAENRVHTIKAVMVASLA
- the pyrB gene encoding aspartate carbamoyltransferase codes for the protein MSGSVQLSDMSWGAFHSMSVDEKGRYLAGQGREYHVLVAQQFNRKRLEELGALATAIRRISKQETGMTFLRQLLQNQRAMLYFSQPSSRTFLSFCAACKILGMNIGEVRDTATSSEFKGETQEDSVRTFSSYFDLIIMRSQTGGLAERMAWLLSNTERPVPIINAGSGKDQHPTQALLDIYTLQRSFENRGSIDGKTVVFVGDLARGRTVRSLAWLLTNYQNVKMLFVAPKELQIGDDVLGQLSRAGVSFELMSDFEKAVPLGDAIYMTRIQDEWDAAGESRNIDISQYSFTRAHLKMLKQDAVIMHPFPRRQEISVDVDEDPRAVYWRQMRNGMWIRSALIAAIFGKEATINRYFAQQAS